In Maridesulfovibrio sp., a single genomic region encodes these proteins:
- a CDS encoding phage regulatory CII family protein, with amino-acid sequence MAMRIQQMNMAVVPLPDAGIFSESLEDDMNRTTKEFSDAVVKFAAIMEDGKVQADEFAEFDKEIMELISSALFWRDRIKYLVKG; translated from the coding sequence ATGGCGATGAGAATTCAGCAGATGAATATGGCTGTTGTCCCGCTTCCTGATGCGGGCATTTTTTCGGAATCGCTTGAAGACGACATGAACCGCACCACTAAAGAATTCAGTGACGCGGTGGTCAAATTCGCCGCCATCATGGAAGACGGCAAGGTTCAGGCTGATGAATTCGCGGAGTTCGATAAGGAAATCATGGAACTGATTTCCTCCGCCCTGTTCTGGCGTGACCGCATTAAATACCTTGTAAAGGGCTAA